ATAGCTTCAGCCGCCTGTTTGCCATCGTGCGCACGGGCCTGTGGCGCAAGTGGGATTTACTCAAGCTCTTAGCGCGCTATGGGACAGCCGAAGGCAGCTTCAGATATCTGGGGCGGCCAGAACAGGCGTTTTTCCCCGGCCTCATCTGAAACTGCGGCCCCGGCAATAGATGCAGCGGGCATGGTTTATTATTGCGTTTCCAACGCATTATGGGCTCTCAATGAGCGGGGGCAGGTGGTCTGGAGTTTGGTCTCTCCGGCAGCGCCGCCCCCCAGCGCCGACCTTGCGAACTCATCCCCTATCATAGGTCCCGACGGCACGATTTACGCCGCACTCGCCAGCACGCTTTACGCCGTTGCGTCTGGCACAAACGGGCCAGCGGGTTCGGCATGGCCCATGTATCGTCAAAATGCCCAGCACACGGGTAGCGTGCAACAGCCGGTCCTGAAGCAGCCGCAAAAGCGCAGCGACAACAATTTCCAATTCCAGATGCATCCGCAGCAGCTTGGGCTGACCTACACAATCGAGAGCTCGACGAACCTGGAAACCTGGACTTCCCTGACCAGCTTTGTGGCGACCAGCTTTCCGATGTCGTTCGTCGATCTTTCAGCGAGCAATTCGCCCATGAGGTTTTACAGGGCGTTCTCTGGGCCTTAACGAGCAGGCGCAACTGAATTTTTAGTGCAGGCCGACAACGCCTGGAACCGAAGGACAGCATCGATTGCCGGCGCGGTGGGGGGGGCGTGCTGCGCGGGTTCTTGCGCGGTTCCCCACACAGTCTTTGGTAGGGCCACCTCGCCGAGGCGGCCGGAGCACGGCGCGTTGGGCGAAAGCGCCTTACCCAACGGAGGGGCTGCGGAAAACCCGAAAGCCAATTTTGACGCGTGGCAGGGCCTTTCCTACCGTCATCGACCCGCTGGACGGTGGCGGCCTTTTGGCCACTGGGCTTTTTCAGCGTTTAACGGAAAGGTTTTGCTTGTGAATGTCACGGTGGCGGACACCTCGCCTCGCGCGGCGTGGTTGCGGGTGGACCGGCTTCTGGGGTGAGTGGGGCATTCGCCTGTCGAGCCCGCTGCGGGGATGCTCCCTCAGCCGCACCCGGCCCCTTTCTTTAGCTTTCCTCGGGCGCCTTGGTTGAGGTCCTAACCACGGTCTCTCGGGGTCCCAATCGGGCGCGCTTAAAGCCTCCTTGGCTTTCGAGTTGTTTTTCGGCAGCCAGGCTGAAACGGGTCCAGGGAATGGCTTCGAGACGGCTCGGCTCGATGGGTTTGCCTGAGAGTTCGCAAATAGCGTAACTGCCGTTGCGAATGCGATTCAAAGCCTCGTCAATCTCGTAGAGCGCGTCCTGCTGAGAGGAGAGCATTCCCAACGCGAGGTCCCGGTCGTAAGTATCGGTGCCCGCATCGGCCATGTGGGTGCTGAACCCCGGCTGTTCTTCGATGGCATCTTTGGAAAGGTCTGCCTGATGGCGCAGCAGATGCTCGCGCAATTCAACCAGGCGGTTATAATGGGAACGCCACTTGGGGCGAATACGCTCAGGGGAGCGGTCGGCTCCGACTACATCCTGCGTAGCCGCCCGAGGCTTCTGGGGCGGGCCTGCCTGCTTCCTTGTTTCCATGGTTTTAACCTTGCACATCGGAGCCGGAAATCAATGGGTCCAAACGCAATGGCCAGCCGTGCAGGCTGGCCATTGCTGGAACCAACTTTTTAAAGGCCGCTCATGCCTTGAGAGGAAGCATCGGCGGATCGACGAGGATGTTGTGCATGCTCGGCATCGGCGGCTGGAGTGTGCGGAAGGGTCCAAACTGCATTTTGGCGCAATCCTGGTAAAGCTGTTCCGGCGCGTAGGCGAATTTGCAGTTCAGAATATCGTCCGAACTAACGCCGGCGCCGCTATAGGCGGCTTCACGGCCCATAATAGCCGTCAGCGTGCTGTCGGTCACCTGCTTGGCTTCATTGAGTTCCGTATCGTTGAGAATCGCGTGGATCAGATCGATATGCTCTTGCACGTACGGATCAATCTCCTTCTCGCGGAAACGCCAGGCTTGTTCGCCGGTGGGTTTAATCATGTGGTGCGGATCGGCCGAGCCTTTGGTGCCGTGAACGGCTTCGCTGACGGAGGACCAATCGCGTTTAATCTGGCCGCAGTAACTGAACAGGTGCACGCCATTGGGGTATTCGTATTCGATGTCGAAGTTGTCCCAAATCTCGCCGGATTTGCCATCCAACTGCTGGCGTGATCCCTGGCCCCAGCAGCGCACCGGGTGGCCTTTCATAATCCAGTTGCACACATCCAGGTTATGGACATGCTGCTCGCAAATGTGATCGCCGCACAGCCAGATGTAGTGATACCA
This genomic stretch from Verrucomicrobiia bacterium harbors:
- a CDS encoding TraR/DksA C4-type zinc finger protein, with the translated sequence METRKQAGPPQKPRAATQDVVGADRSPERIRPKWRSHYNRLVELREHLLRHQADLSKDAIEEQPGFSTHMADAGTDTYDRDLALGMLSSQQDALYEIDEALNRIRNGSYAICELSGKPIEPSRLEAIPWTRFSLAAEKQLESQGGFKRARLGPRETVVRTSTKAPEES